In Mobula hypostoma chromosome 24, sMobHyp1.1, whole genome shotgun sequence, a genomic segment contains:
- the LOC134337152 gene encoding uncharacterized protein LOC134337152, producing the protein MVVSRSARQLPPGVFRSLEFNSCAILRGVSPRTSDSAAFPQPSSDSAAFPQPSSDNAAFPQPSSDSAAFPQPRSSDSAAFPQPRSSDCAAFPQPSSDSAAFPQPRSADNAEFPQPSSDSAAFPQPRTSDSAAFPQPSSDSVAFPQPSSDSAAFPQPRSSDCAAFPQPRSSDSAAFPQPSSDSAAFPQPRSSDSAAFPQPRSSDSAAFPQPRSSDNAAFPQPSSDSAAFPQPSSDSAAFPQPRSSDSAAFPQPRSSDSAAFPQPRSSDNAAFPQPSSDSAAFPQPRSADNAEFPQPSSDSAAFPQPSSDSAAFPQPSSDSAAFPQPSSDNAAFPQPRSSDNAAFPQPRSADGAAFPQPSSDSAAFPQPSSDSAAFPQPSSDSAAFPQPRSSDSAAFPQPRSDSAAFPQPRSDSAAFPQPRSDSAAFPQPRSSDNAAFPQPSSDSAAFPQPRSSDNAAFPQPRSADGAAFPQPRSADNAAFPQPSSDSAAFPQPSSDSAAFPQPRSSDSAEFPQPSSDSAAFPQPRSSDSAAFPQPSSDGAAFPQPRSSDNAAFPQPRSADGAAFPQPSSDSAAFPQPSSDSAAFPQPRSSDSAALPQPRSSDSAAFPQPSSDCAAFSVQHLPPTIQWQV; encoded by the exons ATGGTAGTGTCGCGGTCAGCGCGACAGTTACCGCCCGGGgtgttccggagtttggagttcaattcttgcGCGATCCTGCGGGGAGTCTCT cccagaacctctgacagtgcagcattccctcagcccagctctgacagtgcagcattccctcagcccagctctgacaatgcagcattccctcagcccagctctgacagtgcagcattccctcagcccagatcctctgacagtgcagcattccctcagcccagatcctctgactgtgcagcattccctcagcccagctctgacagtgcagcattccctcagcCCAGATCCGCTGACAATGCAGAATTCCCTCAGCCCAGctctgacagtgcagcattccctcagcccagaacctctgacagtgcagcattccctcagcCCAGCTCTGACAGTGTAGCATTCCCTCAGCCCAGctctgacagtgcagcattccctcagcccagatcctctgactgtgcagcattccctcagcccagatcctctgacagtgcagcattccctcagcccagctctgacagtgcagcattccctcagcccagatcctctgacagtgcagcattccctcagcccagatcctctgacagtgcagcattccctcagcccagatcctctgacaatgcagcattccctcagcccagctctgacagtgcagcattccctcagcccagctctgacagtgcagcattccctcagcccagatcctctgacagtgcagcattccctcagcccagatcctctgacagtgcagcattccctcagcccagatcctctgacaatgcagcattccctcagcccagctctgacagtgcagcattccctcagcCCAGATCCGCTGACAATGCAGAATTCCCTCAGCCCAGctctgacagtgcagcattccctcagcccagctctgacagtgcagcattccctcagcccagctctgacagtgcagcattccctcagcccagctctgacaatgcagcattccctcagcccagatcctctgacaatGCAGCATTCCCTCAGCCCAGATCCGCTGACGGCGCAGCATTCCCTCAGCCCAGctctgacagtgcagcattccctcagcccagctctgacagtgcagcattccctcagcccagctctgacagtgcagcattccctcagcccagatcctctgacagtgcagcattccctcagcccaggtctgacagtgcagcattccctcagcccaggtctgacagtgcagcattccctcagcccaggtctgacagtgcagcattccctcagcccagatcctctgacaatgcagcattccctcagcccagctctgacagtgcagcattccctcagcccagatcctctgacaatGCAGCATTCCCTCAGCCCAGATCCGCTGACGGTGCAGCATTCCCTCAGCCCAGATCCGCTGACAATGCAGCATTCCCTCAGCCCAGctctgacagtgcagcattccctcagcccagctctgacagtgcagcattccctcagcccagatcctctgacagtGCAGAATTCCCTCAGCCCAGctctgacagtgcagcattccctcagcccagatcctctgacagtgcagcattccctcagcccagctctgacggtgcagcattccctcagcccagatcctctgacaatGCAGCATTCCCTCAGCCCAGATCTGCTGATGGTGCAGCATTCCCTCAGCCCAGctctgacagtgcagcattccctcagcccagctctgacagtgcagcattccctcagcccagatcctctgacagtgcagcactccctcagcccagatcctctgacagtgcagcattccctcagcCCAGCTCTGACTGTGCAGCATTCTCAGTTCAGCACCTTCCCCCTACAATTCAGTGGCAAGTTTGA